The Prochlorothrix hollandica PCC 9006 = CALU 1027 genome includes a region encoding these proteins:
- a CDS encoding DUF5615 family PIN-like protein: MTTIWIDAHLSPAIAIWITNTFGITALALRDLGLRDAEDPEIFEAAKAQGVIFMTKDSDFVDLVERMGSPPQIIWLTCGNTSNGRLMEILSSVLPETLKLLSSGEKLVEISGD, encoded by the coding sequence ATGACAACCATTTGGATCGATGCACATTTATCTCCGGCAATAGCAATCTGGATTACAAATACCTTTGGGATCACAGCATTGGCGTTACGGGATCTTGGTCTACGAGATGCAGAAGATCCCGAAATCTTTGAGGCTGCAAAGGCTCAAGGAGTAATTTTTATGACGAAAGATAGTGATTTTGTAGATTTAGTTGAGCGGATGGGATCACCACCACAAATTATCTGGTTGACTTGCGGCAATACCTCAAATGGGAGGCTAATGGAGATATTGAGTTCAGTTCTACCAGAAACACTAAAGTTGCTAAGTTCTGGTGAGAAATTAGTAGAGATCAGTGGAGACTAA
- a CDS encoding DUF433 domain-containing protein: MSKLLDRITVNPRQCGGRPCIRGMRIRVSDVLDLFAAGLSTEEILEDLPDLEMDDIRASLTYAARKLNHPVLVA, from the coding sequence ATGTCAAAGCTACTTGACCGAATTACAGTAAATCCTAGGCAATGTGGTGGTCGTCCCTGTATTCGTGGTATGAGAATTCGAGTGTCTGATGTTTTGGATTTGTTCGCAGCAGGTTTAAGTACTGAAGAGATTTTAGAAGACTTACCAGATTTAGAAATGGATGATATACGAGCTTCCCTAACATATGCAGCACGTAAACTGAATCATCCTGTATTAGTGGCATGA
- a CDS encoding GumC family protein has protein sequence MAIPLLQRYSIAFGKYKWYAAATVLLTILAAGAYGLNQAPVSVRYRYEGLLVSNNPPAVFSETGAQIIQAGQALDVAVLNADDVQTAAAAALDIPLKVLKQGLTVKVNPPKEGSQLQVQVIYVGEDKKLGEAVTNAMLGSMIEKSYAVNTALLTAKITAIQARLPEVVEDLRQAERSLETFNRREEADLLTAQGGGLVGAIASSRQQQRQLRLTLEGVTAQLQSLESRLGLSVDQAYVSSALSADPIIANLRNQIHATESQLAILSRDLRPEHPSMVELNNQKQAYEQLLQDRATEVIGGGGLAAPLLPGSNPGLVRQESSLDPTRQQLANTLVNLQTQRDTLQQQLNAALRTEQELRQEYASIPNKQLEQGRLAQDVALKKALHDRIQAALVDAQAAEAETVTSLQMAKPATETNQIIDAPTSRYLLLAGGGIGGVVLGGGLVFLLSVLEGRFYVTAEIEAALKEQEAPLLGILPTLPLPPSSSPDGFGTAYEPSWPLLNHLDPSYQRQYEILRSSLSRLGERGARVILVSSPGVQEGKTLTAYNLAMATAQVGKRVLVLEADLRHATGSQQLGLVPNLDSATEPLTYYGNVSDCLVPVPWVDNLYLIPSVGPQAHPAAVLESSEMRALIKDCKGRFDVVIIDTPSFLNHNDALLLEPLVDGLLLVLRPGYSRPSQLKAVLAQMETEKIPFLGAVINDGFVPDRPPEVAIPGHSPQAPVRDHGFAYPAEEGSVYGAAAMTF, from the coding sequence ATGGCTATTCCCCTCCTCCAGCGCTATTCCATCGCCTTCGGTAAATACAAATGGTATGCCGCCGCTACGGTGCTGTTGACGATCCTGGCGGCGGGAGCCTATGGCCTGAACCAAGCCCCCGTCAGCGTCCGCTATCGCTATGAGGGTCTGTTGGTGTCCAATAACCCGCCGGCGGTCTTTTCGGAAACCGGTGCCCAAATTATCCAGGCGGGGCAAGCCTTAGATGTGGCGGTGCTCAACGCGGATGATGTCCAAACTGCTGCCGCTGCGGCCCTGGATATTCCCCTTAAAGTCCTGAAGCAGGGGCTAACGGTCAAGGTGAACCCCCCCAAGGAAGGCTCCCAGCTTCAGGTGCAGGTGATCTATGTGGGCGAGGACAAAAAGCTGGGGGAGGCCGTGACTAACGCCATGTTAGGGTCCATGATCGAGAAAAGCTATGCCGTCAACACGGCCCTCCTCACCGCTAAAATCACTGCGATTCAGGCCCGTCTGCCGGAGGTGGTGGAGGATTTACGTCAGGCGGAGCGATCGCTGGAAACCTTTAACCGCAGAGAAGAAGCGGACCTCCTCACGGCCCAGGGCGGGGGACTGGTGGGGGCGATCGCCAGCAGTCGGCAACAACAGCGCCAATTGCGCCTGACCCTGGAAGGCGTGACAGCCCAACTCCAGAGCCTGGAAAGTCGCCTGGGTCTCTCCGTGGATCAAGCCTATGTGTCCTCCGCCCTCAGCGCCGACCCCATCATCGCCAACCTCCGCAACCAAATCCACGCCACCGAGTCCCAACTGGCCATCCTCAGCCGGGATCTGCGCCCCGAGCACCCCTCCATGGTGGAGCTGAATAACCAGAAGCAAGCCTATGAACAGTTGCTGCAAGACCGGGCAACGGAGGTGATTGGTGGCGGTGGGCTGGCGGCTCCCCTGCTGCCCGGTAGCAATCCAGGGCTAGTGCGCCAGGAAAGTAGCCTCGATCCCACCCGCCAGCAGTTGGCCAATACCCTGGTCAATCTCCAAACCCAGCGGGACACCCTCCAACAGCAACTCAACGCCGCCCTGCGCACGGAGCAGGAATTGCGCCAGGAATACGCCTCCATCCCCAATAAACAGTTGGAACAGGGCAGACTGGCCCAGGATGTGGCCCTGAAAAAAGCCCTCCACGATCGCATCCAAGCGGCCCTTGTCGATGCCCAAGCCGCCGAAGCGGAAACCGTCACCAGTCTCCAGATGGCCAAACCCGCCACGGAAACCAATCAAATTATTGATGCCCCCACCTCCCGTTATTTGCTGTTGGCCGGGGGCGGCATCGGTGGGGTGGTGCTGGGGGGAGGCTTGGTGTTTCTCCTCAGTGTGTTGGAAGGGCGCTTCTATGTGACGGCGGAAATTGAAGCGGCCTTGAAAGAACAGGAGGCTCCCCTGCTGGGGATTTTGCCCACCTTGCCCCTGCCCCCGTCTTCCTCCCCTGATGGGTTTGGGACGGCCTACGAACCCTCTTGGCCCCTGTTGAACCATCTCGATCCCAGCTACCAACGGCAGTATGAAATTCTCCGCAGCAGCCTCAGTCGCCTGGGGGAACGGGGGGCGCGGGTGATTTTGGTGTCCAGTCCCGGCGTTCAGGAGGGCAAGACCCTCACCGCCTATAATCTGGCCATGGCCACGGCCCAGGTGGGTAAGCGGGTGCTGGTGCTGGAGGCGGATCTGCGCCACGCCACTGGCTCCCAGCAGTTGGGGCTGGTGCCCAATCTCGACAGCGCCACGGAACCCCTCACCTATTACGGCAATGTCAGTGATTGTTTGGTGCCGGTGCCCTGGGTCGATAATCTCTACCTGATTCCCAGTGTTGGTCCCCAGGCCCATCCGGCGGCGGTTTTGGAGTCTAGTGAAATGCGGGCCTTGATCAAGGACTGTAAGGGTCGGTTTGATGTGGTGATTATTGATACCCCCAGTTTCCTCAACCATAATGATGCTCTGTTGTTGGAGCCGTTGGTGGATGGGTTGCTGCTGGTGTTGCGTCCCGGCTACAGTCGCCCCTCCCAACTCAAGGCGGTGCTAGCCCAGATGGAGACGGAGAAGATTCCGTTCCTGGGGGCGGTGATTAATGATGGTTTTGTCCCCGATCGTCCCCCGGAAGTCGCTATCCCGGGTCACTCCCCCCAGGCTCCGGTGCGTGACCATGGCTTTGCTTACCCGGCTGAGGAGGGTTCAGTCTATGGCGCAGCGGCGATGACCTTCTAG
- a CDS encoding DUF433 domain-containing protein, which yields MDWKTRITLNPNILVGKPIIKGTRLAVEFIIDLLAQGWSIDEILRNYPGITVEDIQACLSYASVALKSEKVYAIPA from the coding sequence ATGGACTGGAAAACTCGAATTACTCTGAATCCCAATATTTTAGTTGGAAAACCCATTATCAAAGGAACAAGGCTTGCGGTTGAATTTATCATCGATCTTTTGGCACAAGGTTGGAGCATTGATGAAATTCTGCGGAACTACCCAGGTATTACAGTTGAAGATATCCAAGCCTGTCTTAGCTATGCTAGTGTGGCGCTTAAGTCCGAAAAAGTGTATGCTATCCCCGCTTAA
- a CDS encoding transposase, with amino-acid sequence MVRHFYNRITSGKTEGIHNKIKIIKRQAYGFTNFDHLGMRLLIACSH; translated from the coding sequence CTGGTACGACACTTTTATAACCGTATAACTAGCGGTAAAACGGAGGGAATTCATAACAAAATAAAGATCATCAAGCGTCAAGCTTATGGATTCACAAACTTTGATCATCTGGGAATGAGGCTCCTCATCGCCTGTTCGCATTAG
- a CDS encoding DUF5615 family PIN-like protein, whose amino-acid sequence MRFLANENFPLDAVEVLRQNGHDVVWIRVESPGISDSEVLSRAQAENRILLTFDKDFGELAFRSKLPASVGVILFRIKAPSGSVVAEKVSKVISLRDDWQGHFTVVEEDKIRMRDLK is encoded by the coding sequence ATGCGTTTTCTCGCCAACGAAAATTTTCCTCTTGATGCTGTTGAAGTGCTACGGCAAAATGGGCATGATGTAGTGTGGATTAGGGTAGAATCACCTGGAATCTCCGATTCTGAAGTTTTAAGTCGCGCACAGGCGGAAAATCGTATTCTCTTGACATTTGACAAAGATTTTGGAGAACTCGCCTTTCGCTCAAAGTTACCAGCCAGTGTTGGTGTTATTTTATTCAGAATAAAAGCACCTTCTGGATCTGTGGTGGCTGAGAAGGTTTCCAAGGTCATCTCATTACGGGATGATTGGCAAGGACATTTTACCGTTGTTGAAGAAGACAAAATAAGAATGAGAGACTTGAAATAG
- the cysS gene encoding cysteine--tRNA ligase, which translates to MALTLYNSLTRRKELFQPLVADRVSLYCCGVTVYDYCHLGHARSYVVWDTLRRYLRWRGYGVRYVQNFTDIDDKILNRARQEGSTMDAVSERYTAAYFEDMARLNILEADEYPRATHTLDGIKRLIHDLEQKGYAYAAGGDVYYRVEKFQGYGKLSGRKLSDLQAGASGRLAGDGEDSKKENPFDFALWKGAKPEEPAWESPWGSGRPGWHIECSAMVRDRLGDSIDIHMGGADLVFPHHENEIAQSEAATGHPLARYWLHNGMVNVGGEKMSKSLGNFTTIRALLDEPQPDGPVSAMALRLFILQAHYRKPIDLTPEALQSAGNSWLTLRRALEFGHHYHYNPASGWHPGDSPDPSPLPDLDRTLPEVATAIADFEAGLDDDLNTPVALAVLFRLAKAIGRDRNRLTHGEQPLEDPQQLQQNWQVLVTLAAVLGLELGYDPAENPDGPADHPAEATDQDAPTGKASAPEPGETVSDAEIQGLIEARQTARHNKDWAEADRLRAKLQALKVTVIDQPGGDSRWYR; encoded by the coding sequence ATGGCCCTAACCCTCTACAACAGCCTCACCCGTCGCAAAGAACTTTTTCAGCCCCTCGTGGCCGATCGCGTCAGCCTTTACTGCTGCGGAGTCACCGTTTATGACTACTGCCACCTGGGCCACGCCCGCTCCTATGTGGTCTGGGATACCCTGCGGCGCTACCTGCGGTGGCGGGGCTATGGGGTGCGCTATGTGCAGAACTTCACCGACATCGACGACAAAATTTTGAACCGGGCGCGGCAGGAAGGCAGCACCATGGACGCAGTATCAGAGCGCTACACCGCCGCCTACTTCGAGGACATGGCACGGCTCAATATTCTCGAAGCCGACGAATACCCCCGCGCCACCCACACCCTAGACGGCATCAAAAGGCTGATCCATGACCTGGAACAAAAGGGCTATGCCTATGCTGCCGGGGGTGATGTTTATTACCGGGTCGAGAAATTCCAGGGTTATGGCAAGCTGTCGGGGCGCAAGCTGTCGGATTTGCAAGCTGGGGCCAGCGGGCGGCTGGCTGGGGATGGGGAAGACTCCAAAAAGGAAAACCCCTTTGATTTTGCCCTCTGGAAAGGAGCAAAGCCCGAAGAACCGGCCTGGGAGTCCCCCTGGGGTTCGGGTCGTCCCGGTTGGCACATTGAATGCTCCGCCATGGTGCGCGATCGCCTGGGGGATAGCATTGATATCCACATGGGGGGCGCAGATCTGGTGTTCCCCCACCATGAAAACGAAATTGCCCAATCGGAAGCCGCCACCGGCCACCCCCTAGCCCGCTACTGGCTCCACAATGGCATGGTCAATGTGGGGGGGGAAAAGATGTCCAAATCCCTGGGCAACTTCACCACCATTCGCGCGTTGCTGGATGAACCCCAGCCCGACGGACCGGTGTCGGCCATGGCCCTGCGCTTGTTCATTCTCCAGGCCCACTATCGCAAGCCCATTGACCTCACCCCGGAAGCCCTCCAGTCGGCGGGCAACAGTTGGCTGACCCTGCGGCGAGCCTTGGAATTTGGCCACCACTACCACTACAACCCCGCCAGCGGCTGGCACCCAGGGGACTCACCAGACCCCAGCCCGTTGCCCGATCTCGATCGCACCCTGCCAGAGGTGGCGACGGCGATCGCGGACTTTGAGGCGGGCCTGGATGATGACCTCAATACCCCCGTGGCCCTGGCGGTGCTGTTCCGCTTAGCCAAAGCGATCGGACGGGACCGCAACCGGCTGACCCATGGGGAGCAACCCCTGGAAGACCCGCAGCAGTTACAGCAAAACTGGCAGGTGTTGGTGACCCTGGCGGCGGTGTTGGGCCTGGAGTTGGGCTATGATCCCGCAGAAAACCCAGACGGCCCAGCCGACCACCCTGCCGAGGCAACTGACCAGGATGCCCCCACCGGGAAAGCCAGCGCCCCGGAGCCAGGGGAGACCGTATCTGATGCTGAGATCCAAGGGTTGATCGAAGCCCGCCAAACCGCCCGCCACAACAAAGACTGGGCCGAGGCCGATCGCCTGCGGGCGAAACTCCAAGCCCTCAAGGTGACGGTGATCGACCAACCGGGGGGAGACAGCCGCTGGTATCGCTAG